The following is a genomic window from Thermoanaerobaculia bacterium.
CCCGACCGTCTGCAAGGCCTGCACGATCCCAACGGCTAACCCACGCGGCGCCAGCCGCCCCACCGACGGAGACTGCCGCATGGCCAGCACCGACCCGCGAATCGACGCCTACATCGCCCAAGCCGCTCCCTTCGCCCAGCCGATTCTCGGCCATTTGCGGAAACTCGTGCACCAGGCGGAACCGCAGATCGCGGAGACGATCAAGTGGGGGATGCCTTTCTTCGAATGCGGCGGCATCGTCTGTCACATGGCGGCCTTCAAGTCGCACTGCGCCTTCGGGCTCTGGCGTGGCGGACCGACCTCGAAGACCGGCAAGGAAGACGACGCAATGGGACACTTCGGACGGATCACGACGCTCGCCGAGCTGCCGCAGGACGTCGTGATCGTGCAGCTCGTGAGGGCTTCGGTCGCCCGCAACTCGAGCGGCGAAAAGGTCCCGGCGAAGCCCAGGACCCGCCGTGCAGCGCTCCCTGTGCCTGCGGAGCTCCGCGCTGCGCTGGCGAAGAACCGCGCCGCCCAGGCGACGTTCGAAGCCTTTCCACCGAGCCATCGACGCGAGTACCTCGAGTGGATCAGCGAAGCGAAGACCGCCGTAACGCGCGACAAGCGGATCGCGACCACGGTGGAGTGGCTCGCCTGTGGCAAGTCGCGGATGTGGAAGTACCGCAAGTGAACGCGGTCACCGCCGCGTCACAGGTCCGGGTCATGTCCGTCGCCGCCGGCGACGCGGCGCTGCGCTAGAATTGCGGCGCTGCCACTCGTGCTGCCTGCCAGCCGGAGGTTCCTTGACCCCGCCCAGTGAAACGCCGCTCGCGAATCTGGCCGAAGCCCAGCCTGAACTGGTCGACTATCCGCAGGCCCGTGAGTCGCTGCCGCCCGGAGAGATCGCGGAGGGGGCGTACGCGGTTCGCTACGCCTCGTCGGTCGAAGAGCTCGACGCCATCCTCCGGC
Proteins encoded in this region:
- a CDS encoding YdeI/OmpD-associated family protein; translated protein: MASTDPRIDAYIAQAAPFAQPILGHLRKLVHQAEPQIAETIKWGMPFFECGGIVCHMAAFKSHCAFGLWRGGPTSKTGKEDDAMGHFGRITTLAELPQDVVIVQLVRASVARNSSGEKVPAKPRTRRAALPVPAELRAALAKNRAAQATFEAFPPSHRREYLEWISEAKTAVTRDKRIATTVEWLACGKSRMWKYRK